In a single window of the Mobula hypostoma chromosome 29, sMobHyp1.1, whole genome shotgun sequence genome:
- the cnn1b gene encoding calponin-1 yields MSAHFNKGPAYGLSAEVNRKIAQKYDPQKDEDIRRWIEDVTGITISENLMDGLKNGVVLCKLINTLQPGSVKKINDSPQNWHQLENIGNFLKAIAKYGVKLHDSFEANDLYENCNLTQVQTTLMALASLAKTKGYQTKSDIGVRYAEKQQRAFNSETLKAGRNIIGLQMGTNKFASQQGMTAYGTRRHLYDPKTGVEKPLDQTTISLQMGTNKGATQAGMTAPGTRRHIVDNKLGTEKCDSSIVSLQMGTNQGASQKGMTVYGLSRQVFDAKYCCISNYPNDDGILLASGSECSEGDYQGEYKYNQHTDAIRRGQIYQDFE; encoded by the exons ATCGCCCAGAAATATGACCCACAAAAAGATGAGGATATCcggagatggattgaagatgtgACTGGAATCACGATATCTGAAAACCTAATGGATGGGCTGAAGAATGGAGTTGTGCTGTGCAA GCTTATTAATACACTGCAGCCTGGCTCAGTGAAGAAGATTAATGATTCCCCACAGAACTGGCATCAG CTGGAGAACATTGGAAACTTTCTCAAAGCAATCGCAAAATACGGCGTGAAGCTTCATGACAGCTTTGAAGCCAACGACCTGTATGAGAACTGTAACTTGACCCAAGTTCAGACCACTCTCATGGCCCTGGCTAGCTTG GCAAAGACGAAAGGGTACCAAACTAAATCGGACATTGGTGTGAGATACGCAGAGAAACAGCAACGCGCTTTTAATAGTGAGACACTGAAAGCAGGACGGAACATCATTGGACTTCAG ATGGGGACAAATAAATTTGCCAGCCAGCAGGGTATGACTGCCTATGGCACCAGAAGGCACCTGTATGACCCCAAAACTGGAGTGGAGAAGCCCCTCGACCAGACAACCATCAGCCTCCAAATGGGAACCAACAAGGGGGCAACACAG GCTGGAATGACGGCCCCGGGAACACGGAGGCACATTGTTGATAACAAGCTGGGCACTGAAAAGTGCGACTCCAGTATCGTGTCGCTACAGATGGGAACAAACCAGGGGGCCTCGCAGAAAGGAATGACTGTGTATGGGCTGAGCCGCCAGGTATTTGACGCCAAGTACTGCTGCATTTCCAACTACCCCAACGACGACGGCATCCTGTTGGCAAGCGGCTCGGAATGCAGCGAAGGCGACTACCAGGGAGAGTACAAATACAATCAGCACACGGATGCCATTCGCCGCGGGCAaatctatcaggactttgagtgA